A portion of the Lolium rigidum isolate FL_2022 chromosome 1, APGP_CSIRO_Lrig_0.1, whole genome shotgun sequence genome contains these proteins:
- the LOC124705473 gene encoding receptor kinase-like protein Xa21 has product MAAGFIFLCFTLSLFMLHCGHCHVIPQTSTGGNLTAVQMQTLALLSFKSMVSDPAGLLFSWNSSSHQCKWRGVGCGRRRHRDRVVALSLNSLGLSGGMSPSLGNLSYLRVLDLGGNSLTGHIPPDLGRLRRLRLLNLTANSLQGDIPVTLGRCTSLMKLLLASNHLRGEIPGEIGALGNLVILSIDGNDLSGNIPPSLGNLTSLVIMSLANNSLSGTIPASFGDLSSLQQLLLWLNHLSGHIPPSLGRLSNLFTLDLETNNLTGPIPPAIWNLSSLVIFAVNVNQLSGRVHQDAFNKLPHLQVFSLMENLFHGHLPSSLVNATNLVEFEAAYNSFTGTVPPNIGRLQSLQWLVLAFNSLEAKSPADWGFMRALTNCSQLQNLELRYNKLSGSLPSVVSNLSSTTLTFLSLGNNEISGQIPEEIGNLVSLQDLELHNNSLTGNIPSSVSMIRDLTVLRLDNNSLGGPVPTTIGNLTQLNTLALAMNDLSGIIPSTVGSLVSLLQLDLSSNYFTGAIPSSLFNITTLAISLDISNNLLEGPIPPGIGNLQNLAEFHAMSNQLKGKIPITLAKCKLLQILQLQNNSFTGNIPSPLSELKGLEILDLSSNNFSGQIPKFLGDFTTLYHLNLSFNNFDGQVPTAGVFANATEISVLGNTKLCGGIQDLHLPPCFLHIPNIRHKLPVLAIVILLVATIICIVSLLLLFFFACHKKRARETLPSAVMRGCHVVSYQQLAHATDGFSTANLLGEGSYGSVYRGNLCDPTGGEDNVVAVKVLKLQTPGALKSFAAECEAMRNLRHRNLVKIITACSSIDFSGNDFKAIVFDFMPNGSLEEWLHPNMNNQPEERHLSLVQRVSILCDVAHALDYLHFNAAAPVVHCDLKPSNVLLDDDMVAHVGDFGLARILAEGCSSFQPSTSSMGFRGTIGYAPPG; this is encoded by the coding sequence ATGGCTGCTGGTTTCATCTTCCTGTGCTTCACCCTGTCCCTGTTCATGTTGCATTGCGGCCACTGCCACGTGATACCGCAAACTAGTACCGGCGGCAACCTCACCGCCGTGCAAATGCAGACACTCGCACTGCTCTCCTTCAAGTCCATGGTGTCCGACCCTGCCGGCTTGCTTTTTTCGTGGAACAGCTCCAGCCACCAATGCAAATGGCGCGGCGTCGGGTGCGGCCGCCGCAGGCACCGCGATAGGGTCGTCGCGCTGAGCCTCAACTCCCTCGGTCTGTCGGGTGGTATGTCCCCGTCGCTGGGTAACCTTTCTTACCTCCGCGTCCTCGACCTCGGGGGGAACAGCCTCACAGGGCATATACCTCCGGACCTGGGCCGTCTTCGTCGGCTCCGATTGCTCAACCTCACAGCGAACTCGCTCCAGGGAGACATCCCAGTGACCCTGGGGCGTTGCACCAGTCTCATGAAGCTTCTCCTCGCCTCCAACCACCTGCGTGGCGAGATCCCAGGTGAGATCGGTGCACTGGGAAACCTTGTCATTCTCAGCATCGATGGCAACGACTTGTCGGGGAACATCCCACCATCGCTGGGAAACCTGACATCGCTTGTCATCATGAGTCTCGCCAATAACTCCCTCTCAGGCACCATCCCTGCATCCTTTGGCGATCTCTCCAGCCTCCAACAGCTCCTCCTTTGGCTGAACCATCTCTCTGGCCACATACCTCCGTCTCTTGGTCGCCTCTCCAACCTCTTCACGCTTGACCTGGAAACCAACAACCTGACCGGCCCCATCCCACCTGCCATCTGGAATTTATCGTCACTGGTCATCTTTGCCGTGAACGTCAACCAGCTCTCGGGGAGAGTACATCAGGATGCATTCAACAAGCTTCCTCACCTCCAGGTGTTCTCCCTGATGGAGAATCTCTTCCATGGTCATCTCCCGTCGTCCCTTGTAAACGCTACCAACCTCGTTGAGTTCGAGGCCGCCTACAACTCCTTCACCGGCACGGTGCCTCCGAACATCGGAAGGTTGCAGAGCCTCCAATGGTTAGTCCTGGCATTTAACTCTCTCGAAGCTAAAAGTCCTGCGGACTGGGGTTTCATGCGGGCATTGACAAACTGCTCCCAGCTACAAAACTTGGAACTGCGCTATAATAAGCTCAGTGGGAGTCTTCCTTCTGTTGTTTCCAATTTATCATCCACGACGCTAACATTTCTTTCCCTCGGCAACAACGAGATTTCAGGTCAGATACCTGAAGAAATAGGTAACCTTGTGAGTTTACAGGACCTTGAACTGCACAACAATTCTCTTACAGGAAATATCCCATCTTCGGTTAGTATGATTCGAGATCTGACAGTTTTGAGACTAGATAATAACAGTTTGGGAGGGCCAGTCCCAACAACCATAGGAAATTTAACTCAACTTAACACTCTGGCCCTAGCAATGAATGACTTAAGCGGAATCATTCCGAGTACTGTAGGAAGCTTGGTGTCTCTACTGCAACTAGACCTCTCTAGTAATTATTTCACAGGGGCGATCCCCAGTAGTCTATTCAACATCACCACACTTGCCATATCTCTTGATATCTCCAATAATCTTTTGGAAGGACCCATACCACCTGGCATTGGGAATCTACAAAACCTTGCAGAGTTTCATGCAATGTCTAATCAGCTCAAGGGGAAAATTCCTATTACTCTAGCAAAATGCAAGCTTCTCCAGATTCTCCAGCTACAAAATAACTCATTCACGGGTAATATTCCATCACCCTTGAGTGAGTTAAAGGGTTTAGAAATTCTCGACCTCTCAAGCAACAATTTTTCTGGCCAAATACCAAAGTTCCTTGGAGATTTTACCACACTCTATCATCTAAACCTTTCTTTCAATAATTTTGATGGCCAAGTGCCAACTGCCGGAGTTTTCGCAAATGCTACTGAGATTTCAGTCTTGGGAAATACCAAGCTTTGCGGGGGCATTCAAGACCTACATTTACCCCCATGTTTTCTTCACATTCCCAATATAAGGCACAAATTACCCGTGCTTGCAATTGTTATTTTGCTTGTAGCAACAATAATATGCATCGTTTCGTTGCTCCTCCTGTTCTTCTTTGCATGCCACAAGAAAAGAGCAAGAGAAACCCTTCCATCAGCCGTCATGCGAGGCTGCCATGTTGTCTCTTACCAGCAGCTGGCACACGCAACAGATGGTTTTTCAACAGCCAATTTGTTGGGCGAGGGGAGCTACGGATCTGTCTACAGAGGAAACTTATGTGATCCAACAGGAGGGGAAGATAATGTCGTCGCTGTAAAGGTACTAAAACTTCAGACACCAGGGGCGCTAAAGAGCTTCGCAGCCGAGTGCGAGGCGATGAGGAACCTACGGCACCGGAATCTCGTGAAGATAATCACAGCGTGCTCAAGTATCGACTTCAGCGGGAATGACTTCAAAGCAATCGTGTTTGACTTCATGCCCAATGGAAGCTTAGAAGAGTGGCTCCATCCTAACATGAATAACCAACCAGAAGAGAGACACTTGAGCCTTGTCCAGAGAGTGAGCATACTCTGTGACGTGGCTCATGCATTGGATTATCTCCATTTCAATGCAGCTGCACCGGTTGTGCATTGTGATCTTAAGCCAAGCAATGTGCTTCTGGATGATGACATGGTAGCAcatgttggagattttggattggCCAGGATTCTTGCAGAGGGATGCTCATCTTTTCAACCCTCAACTAGCTCAATGGGATTCAGAGGAACAATTGGTTATGCTCCTCCAGGTTAG